The sequence GGGCCACCGCTATGCCTTTGCCCCCTCCTGCTTCTTACCGAGACGCGGCGCCAGCCCCAAGGCCCGTGCCTGGACGCCGGCGTTGAGCAGGAACACTCCCGCGATCGCCAGCAGGATCAGGCTCATGAAGAGCCCGTCCACCGTCGCCAACCAGCCGCTGGCGGCGATCCAGCCGATGCCGGCCAGCGGCGCCAGCGCCAGCACGAGACTGATCACCAGCATCTGCATGCGCTCCCCTCTCTGATTCTAATCGCCATTGCCTTCGTTCCAGAAGCGATGCCCGGTGCGATCGATGAACACATCCTCCAGGGTCGGCTTGCTGACCGAGACCGACTGGATCTCGCCGGGGAACGCCTCCACCACGTCGGTGACGAACCGGTGCCCCTGCCCGATCTCCAGGCGCACCTTGCCGTCCATGACCGCCGGCTTCACGTTGAAGCGCTGCCCGATCTTCGCTGCGAGAGCTTCCGCATCGCCGGCGGGCTCGAGCAGGATCACGTCGCCGCCGATCTCGTGCTTGAGCTCGGCGGGAGTCCCTAGTGCGACCAGTTTCCCGTTGCTCAGGATGGCCAGGCGATCGCAGTATTCCGCCTCTTCCATCAGGTGCGTGGTCACGATGATGGTGATGTGCTCCTCCTCCCGCAGCTTGCGCAGATAGAGCCAGAGATCACGGCGCGCCCCGGGATCCAGCCCGGTCGAGGGCTCGTCGAGCAGCAGCACCGAGGGGTGGTGCAGCAGTCCTTTGGCCAGTTCCACCCGTCGCTGCATGCCGCCCGAGAAGGTCTCGACCTTCTCGTGGGCGCGGTCGGCGAGCGCCACCCGCCCCAGCATCTCCTGGATGCGCGACTTGAGCGCGGCCCCGCGAAGGCCGTAGAGATGCCCCTGGTGCCACAGGTTCTCGGCCGCAGTCAGCTTGACGTCCACGCTCTCGGCCTGGAAGACCACGCCGATGGCGCGCCGCACCTGGTTGGGCTGGGTGGCGGCATCGAAGCCCAGGATCCGGGCCTGGCCGGAACTGGGC is a genomic window of Terriglobales bacterium containing:
- a CDS encoding ATP-binding cassette domain-containing protein, encoding MDNAVIQISGLRHQYDTRLALDGVSFEVREAEIFGLLGPNGSGKTTLFRILSTLMLPSSGQARILGFDAATQPNQVRRAIGVVFQAESVDVKLTAAENLWHQGHLYGLRGAALKSRIQEMLGRVALADRAHEKVETFSGGMQRRVELAKGLLHHPSVLLLDEPSTGLDPGARRDLWLYLRKLREEEHITIIVTTHLMEEAEYCDRLAILSNGKLVALGTPAELKHEIGGDVILLEPAGDAEALAAKIGQRFNVKPAVMDGKVRLEIGQGHRFVTDVVEAFPGEIQSVSVSKPTLEDVFIDRTGHRFWNEGNGD